The Cloacibacterium caeni region TCTTAACAAAATCGCAAATCACAAATCACAAATCGTAAATTAAAGCACTTCTTTTCTGATTTTTGCAATCGCTTTTTTCATGCTTTCATTGAAGTGTTCTTTTTCTAATCGGCTTGGTGGTGCTTTTCTTACTTCGCAGTCAGAGATGCTGCAGGTTTCACAGGTTACGCCTACATCTTCAGATTTAATGCTGTCGTTTTTCGCAAATTTTATTTTTTTCAAAGAATTAGCATTCAATAAAATTCCCAAGCAGTAACTTCTGTTGGTTCCGTCTGAAAATGGATTTCTGTGAGAGGTAGAAATAACCAGATAACTCAATCCAGAATCTTTATAATGCGAAATTTGTGCAGAAGTAGCGGTCTCGTTTTCTTTTAGTTCTTTTAGATTTTTAATGGCAATCCAGCGTCTGCAATAATGTTCGTTAGTCGCATTTCCGTGAGGAGCTTGTTGTTGATTTAAGTGTAATTCCTTGAGAATTTGAACCTTGTCTGTGTTTTTCTTTTTGACAAAACACAAATAAAATAAATCTTTTATCCCAAATTCGGCTGAAAGTAAATTGGTTAATCGGTAATAAAAAGTTTCAGGAGAATTGGTAAAATGGGCAATTAATTCATCAAATTTTTGAGAATTAAAGTCTGGTTCGTCAAAGAATTCTTCTGTTTTTTCAATCAATTCATCTTTTGGAATCAGAATACAACCTGCAAAATAGGAAGCGTAGAAATTGCTCAATAATTCTTCGAAACTCGTAAAATCTAACCAAGAATAAGTATTCGGTCTTGGGTTAAGTTCTAAAACTTGAAAGCCAATTTCTTTGGCAAGAATAAAGGTTTTTTGGTTTTCGTCAAGCAAACGATTGAGGAGCAATAATTTTTTTTCAGGAACGTAAAGCGAACGAAGATGATTTAAGGTTCCGTATTGCTCAAAATCTTCGGATTTTATTTCATAGTCGAAAACATCAATCAGGATTTTTTCTAAATGTTTGATGTCAATATTTTTCCCAAGCTTTAATTGATTTTCTTCGGCGAAATTTTTGGCTTTTTCTTCGATATCGGGGAAGTGATTGTCGTATAATTCTTGAAAACTTCTCACTACGGCAAAGTAAAAACGCTCTTTTCCGAGATTGTAATTTTGTGAAATTTCAATCAAAGTGTTGATAAAAGCAGTTACTTTTTTAGGAGCTTCACTGATGATATTAATGAGTGTATTTTTATTGATTCCAAAAAGTTCTAGAGGAACTTCTTTGAAGAAATCACTTTGTAAAATCTCACTAAAAGGAGCTAGGTTTTTGTCCAATTTGGTAGAGACTAAATCGTCAAATTTACAATTCAGTACATCAGCTAACTGAATGATTTTGTCGTGTTTAGGGTATTTTTTTCCGTTTTCTATTTCGTTGAGATACGATTTAGAAAGTTTGGTTTTATCTGCTAAATCTTGCAAAGACCAATTTCTTTTTTGTCTCTGTTGTCTCAGTTTTAAACCAAAAACGGTCTTGATAAAATCACTTTCGCTGCTCATGATAAAATTTTTATTGAATCTAAATAAGGCGTAAAACCCTTTAAAATTCAAAGATAAGAAATATAAGCGATTTTTCGCATAATAATTTTTTCTAAAAATTTAGCGAACGTTCGCTGTAAGTGAAAATATTTTTTATATTTGCAAAAGAACTAATTCAAAATCTATTCATTTCGTTTCAAATAAAACTAATAACCACATTTTTTTGAAACCCACAACAAAATATACTATGGAGTCTAATTTTAAAATAACAGCCACTCATCATTATCCCGAAATTTTCTCGGAAGAATTGGTGAAATTCTTGATTCACTTGCATAAAAAATTTAATGATAAGAGAATAGAACTTTTGGAACAAAGAAAAAAAGTTCAAGAAATGATTAATCAGGGAATAATGCCTGCTTTTCCTAAAGAAACTCGTGGAATAAGAGAAGAAAATTGGGTGTGCAGCAGATTGCCAAAAGATTTACAAGACAGACGTGTAGAAATTACAGGTCCTGTTGATAGAAAGATGATTATCAATGCTTTGAATTCTGGGGCGTCTACTTTTATGGCAGATTTCGAAGATTCTAATTCGCCAACTTGGGAAAATTGCATGGAAGGACAAATTAATCTTTCTGATGCGATTAATAGAACCATAGATTTTGTAAACGAAGAAGGGAAATCATACCAATTGGGCGAGAAATTGGCGGTGCTTTTGGTAAGACCTCGTGGTTTACATTTAGACGAAAAAAATATTACAATAAATGGAGAAAAAGCTTCTGGCTCTTTAATTGATTTCGGGATTTATTTTTTCAGAAATGCGAAAAAATTATTAGAAAACGGAAGCGGTCCTTATTTTTATTTACCAAAATTAGAGCACTATAAAGAAGCACGATGGTGGAATGAGATCTTCAATTTCTCACAAAATTATTTAGGTATTTCTCAAGGCACTATTAAGGCCACAGTTCTCATCGAAACCATTACTGCTTCTTTTCAGCTCGATGAAATTTTATACGAACTCAAAGAACACAGTTCTGGACTCAATTGTGGAAGATGGGATTACATTTTCTCTTACATCAAAAAATTCAGAAATCACAAAGAATTTTTAGTTCCAGACAGAGATCAAGTGACCATGACTTCGCCTTTTATGAGTGCTTATTCTAAACGAGTAATTCAAGTTTGTCACAAACGTGGAGTTCATGCAATGGGAGGAATGGCAGCGCAAATTCCTGTGAAAAATAATGAAGAAGAAAACGAATTGGCATATGCAAAAGTTCGTGCAGACAAAGAGCGTGAAGTGAAAAACGGTCACGATGGAACTTGGGTAGCACATCCTGGTTTGGTTCCTGTAGCGAAGAAAATTTTTGATGAATTTATGCCGACTCCAAATCAAATAGATAAAAAACATGAAGACTATCATATTACAGAGGCAGATTTATTAGAAGTTCCAAAAGGTGAAATCACCGAAAAAGGCGTGAGAAAAAACATCAACGTAGGAATTCTTTATATAGAATCTTGGCTCATGGGAACTGGAGCTGCTGCATTGTACAATTTAATGGAAGATGCTGCCACTGCAGAAATTTCTAGAACTCAAGTTTGGCAATGGCTGAAAAATCAAGCAAAACTTAATGACGGAAGAACATTGACCCAAGAAATGGTTCTGGAATTTGAGAAAGAAGAACTCGAAAATATTAAAAAATATGTAGGCGAAAATCGTTTCGAGAAAGGAAAATTTGATTTAGCAACCAAACTCTTTAATGAATTGATTTTCGATGAAAATTTCGAGGATTTTTTAACCTTAAAAGCGTATCCGTTTATTTAAGAGCCAAGTAAAAAGTAAAAAGAGCCAAGAAAAAACTCTGTGTTAAAAAGAGGAAAAACCTTTGCGGACATTGCAAATCATCTTTGATGATTCTTTGTGAACTTAAAAATATTTTCAAGAAAAATAAAAAAAATCTTTGCGCGCTTTGCGTTTAAAAAAATCAGTGTTCTCTGTGAAAAACTCCATGAACGCTGTCAATTATAATAAACAAAACAAACCCAAAATATCATGAACAGACAAGAACAAATCCAAGCGCTCGAAAAAGAATGGAGAGAAAATCCAAGATGGAGCGGAATTACAAGACCTTATTCGGCTGAAGAAGTTTTAAAACTCAGGGGAAAATACAAGTTAGATTATACCATCGCTACTCAAATGTCTGAGTTGCTTTGGAAAAAGTTAAATAATCAAGATTTTGTTGCAGGTTTAGGCGCTTTAACAGGAAATCAAGCGGTTCAAGAAGTGGACGCAGGTTTAGAAGCGATTTATCTTTCTGGTTGGCAAGTTGCCGCAGACGCGAATCTTTCTGGAGAAATGTATCCTGATCAATCGCTTTATCCTGCCAATTCGGTTCCTGCAGTGGTGAAAAAAATCAATAATGCACTTTTGAGAGCAGACCAAATTCAGTCTGTAAATGGAGGTGGTGAAAAAGATTACTTAGTTCCAATTGTTGCCGATGCAGAAGCTGGTTTTGGTGGAAATTTGAATGCTTTTGAATTGATGAAACAAATGATAGAATCTGGTGCAGCTGGTGTTCACTTCGAAGATCAATTGTCTTCTGCTAAAAAATGCGGTCATCTTGGCGGAAAAGTTTTGGTTCCAACTCAAGAAGCGATCAATAAATTGATTGCAGCAAGATTAGCAGCAGATGTTTGCGGAGTTCCTACGGTTTTAGTGGCAAGAACAGATGCAGATGCAGCAGATTTATTGACTTCTGATATTGATGATAGAGATAAAAAATTTGTAACTGGAAAGAGAACTTCTGAAGGTTTCTTCCAAGTGAATTGTGGTGTGGAACAAGGCATTGACAGAGGACTTTCTTATGCGCCTTATGCTGATTTAATTTGGATGGAAACATCTAACCCAGATTTAGAATATGCGAGAAAATTTGCAGAAGGAATTCATGCGAAATTCCCTGGAAAAATGTTGGCGTACAATTGTTCTCCATCTTTCAACTGGGCAGCGAAATTAACCGTTCCTGAAATGGAAACTTTCCGTGAAGAATTAGCAAAAATGGGATACAAATTCCAATTTATCACTTTGGCAGGTTTTCACGCTTTGAATACTGCGATGTTCGAATTGGCATTGGCTTACAAAGAAAGAGGAATGGCTGGTTACAGCGAATTGCAAGAAAGAGAATTTGCATTACAAGCGAAAGGTTTCCGTGCAGTGAAACACCAAAGTTTCGTGGGAACTGGTTATTTTGATGCAGTTCAAACCGTAGTAACTGCAGGAAATTCTTCTACCACAGCTTTAGCTGGTTCTACTGAAGCGGAGCAATTCCATTAATTAAGAGCCAAGTAAAAAGTAAAACGAGCCAAGTAAAAAGACTCAAGTAAAAAGTAAGAATATAGTTTAAAAGATTCTGAAATTTTAGAAAATAAAAAATGATTTATTCATAATTCATTTCCATTTGTCACTCTTAACAAACAAAGAGTCCATAGTTTTTAATTTGTTGAAAAAATCGCCTCGCAATTTTGCGAGGCGATTTTATTTTATAACTTAATTTTCACTTTACTTTCCTTAGCAGAATCCCAAACCAAATTCACTTTCAAAGTTTTCTTTTCAGAATCATAAGTGTATTCTAATTTTTTACAACCTGCTTTTACAGAATTTGGATTTTTAGAAACATGGTGAATAACGAGTTCTATATTTTTAGATTTTGCAGAAAAGTTAGCGCCCACTTCATTTTCCAGTTCAAAAGTGATGGTTTTTCCGTTGGTTTCAGCATCAAATTCCATCATTTCAAATTGTCCTTTTTCGTAGGCTTCGTTTTGTAAACCATCATCATTGTACAATTTAAGTTGGGTTTCTTTTACTTTTTCGTCAAAATAATAATGCAAAATCAAAGAATTTCCATCATATTCTTTGGTAGATTGCATCGGTTTCGCCATTGGAATAATACTTCCTGCTCTTACAAAAGTTGGGATTTTATCTTCTTCCGTGGCAAAAGTCTGAGTAGTTCCGCCAGAAATTTTTTCATCAATATAGAAATTTACCCAATCAGAATTTTTAGGGAAATAAATGCTTTGTTCTTTTTGTCCTTTATTTAAAATCGGAGAAATTAAGAAATCTTTGCCCCAAAAATAAGCGGTATTATACGTGTAAAGTTCTTGATTTTCTGGTTCTTCAAAAAATAAAGGTCGCATTAACGGAGTTCCGTTTTTATGATTTTCGAAAACCAAATTATAATTATAAGGAAGCAAAGCGTAACGCAATTCAATCGCTTTTTTGGCTAAATTTTTTGCTTTTTCGCTTCTGTAAACCGGTTCGCTTGGAACATTTTCGTCAGCGTGAGGTCTGTAAATTGGGTTGAAAACGCCGTATTGCAACCAACGAGCATACAATTCATCGTCTTCATTTTTTCCTGCAAAACCTCCCAAATCACTGTGCATAAAAGCTATTCCTTGAAGTCCCATTTGTAAAACAATGTCAGGCTGACTTTGCAATCCGCCCCAACTTCTAGAAACGTCGCCACTCCAAGGAACGAGGCCATTTCTTTGAGCACCAGAATAACCAGCTCTCATCAAAATAAACGGACGAGCATTTGGTGAAGTTTCTGCAAAGCTTTCTTTCACTAATTTCGCCCAATCCATTCCGTAAATATTGTGAACTTGGTCGCCATTTTTTCCGTTTCCGTGAAGAATGGTAGAAGGATGAACTTCTGGTTCACCTAAATCTCCCCAAATTCCTGTAACGCCTTGATTTAATAAGTCTTTGT contains the following coding sequences:
- a CDS encoding helix-turn-helix domain-containing protein translates to MSSESDFIKTVFGLKLRQQRQKRNWSLQDLADKTKLSKSYLNEIENGKKYPKHDKIIQLADVLNCKFDDLVSTKLDKNLAPFSEILQSDFFKEVPLELFGINKNTLINIISEAPKKVTAFINTLIEISQNYNLGKERFYFAVVRSFQELYDNHFPDIEEKAKNFAEENQLKLGKNIDIKHLEKILIDVFDYEIKSEDFEQYGTLNHLRSLYVPEKKLLLLNRLLDENQKTFILAKEIGFQVLELNPRPNTYSWLDFTSFEELLSNFYASYFAGCILIPKDELIEKTEEFFDEPDFNSQKFDELIAHFTNSPETFYYRLTNLLSAEFGIKDLFYLCFVKKKNTDKVQILKELHLNQQQAPHGNATNEHYCRRWIAIKNLKELKENETATSAQISHYKDSGLSYLVISTSHRNPFSDGTNRSYCLGILLNANSLKKIKFAKNDSIKSEDVGVTCETCSISDCEVRKAPPSRLEKEHFNESMKKAIAKIRKEVL
- the aceB gene encoding malate synthase A; this encodes MESNFKITATHHYPEIFSEELVKFLIHLHKKFNDKRIELLEQRKKVQEMINQGIMPAFPKETRGIREENWVCSRLPKDLQDRRVEITGPVDRKMIINALNSGASTFMADFEDSNSPTWENCMEGQINLSDAINRTIDFVNEEGKSYQLGEKLAVLLVRPRGLHLDEKNITINGEKASGSLIDFGIYFFRNAKKLLENGSGPYFYLPKLEHYKEARWWNEIFNFSQNYLGISQGTIKATVLIETITASFQLDEILYELKEHSSGLNCGRWDYIFSYIKKFRNHKEFLVPDRDQVTMTSPFMSAYSKRVIQVCHKRGVHAMGGMAAQIPVKNNEEENELAYAKVRADKEREVKNGHDGTWVAHPGLVPVAKKIFDEFMPTPNQIDKKHEDYHITEADLLEVPKGEITEKGVRKNINVGILYIESWLMGTGAAALYNLMEDAATAEISRTQVWQWLKNQAKLNDGRTLTQEMVLEFEKEELENIKKYVGENRFEKGKFDLATKLFNELIFDENFEDFLTLKAYPFI
- the aceA gene encoding isocitrate lyase, whose translation is MNRQEQIQALEKEWRENPRWSGITRPYSAEEVLKLRGKYKLDYTIATQMSELLWKKLNNQDFVAGLGALTGNQAVQEVDAGLEAIYLSGWQVAADANLSGEMYPDQSLYPANSVPAVVKKINNALLRADQIQSVNGGGEKDYLVPIVADAEAGFGGNLNAFELMKQMIESGAAGVHFEDQLSSAKKCGHLGGKVLVPTQEAINKLIAARLAADVCGVPTVLVARTDADAADLLTSDIDDRDKKFVTGKRTSEGFFQVNCGVEQGIDRGLSYAPYADLIWMETSNPDLEYARKFAEGIHAKFPGKMLAYNCSPSFNWAAKLTVPEMETFREELAKMGYKFQFITLAGFHALNTAMFELALAYKERGMAGYSELQEREFALQAKGFRAVKHQSFVGTGYFDAVQTVVTAGNSSTTALAGSTEAEQFH
- a CDS encoding TIM-barrel domain-containing protein, whose protein sequence is MKNLFRFLLLFLATNLFAQNSQRFFQKIEFKNNTAEISVNDGLYQVKFYTPEMVETAFIPKNQTLTENSHAVILSPKVVKYNFRETRGFAWIETSGITVKIQKVPFQISYYKGDELLISEKNGYGTYENGEINNHPQNFETLNFNLSPDEVLYGAGARALGMNRRGNRLMLYNRAHYGFETHAPLLNFTMPIVVSSKKYLIHFDNAPIGYLDLDSKKDNSLTYETVSGRKVYQVISGNSWEDLVKNYTDLTGKQPMLPRWSLGNFSSKFGYHTQQQTVETIEKFRAEKIPVDAIILDLYWFGKSIQGTLGNFAWDKDNFPKPQQMIDDLRKNNVETILITEPFVVNTSSRYQEALDKDILAKNNEGKAFMYDFYFGHTGLIDIYSQKGNSWFKNIYKDLLNQGVTGIWGDLGEPEVHPSTILHGNGKNGDQVHNIYGMDWAKLVKESFAETSPNARPFILMRAGYSGAQRNGLVPWSGDVSRSWGGLQSQPDIVLQMGLQGIAFMHSDLGGFAGKNEDDELYARWLQYGVFNPIYRPHADENVPSEPVYRSEKAKNLAKKAIELRYALLPYNYNLVFENHKNGTPLMRPLFFEEPENQELYTYNTAYFWGKDFLISPILNKGQKEQSIYFPKNSDWVNFYIDEKISGGTTQTFATEEDKIPTFVRAGSIIPMAKPMQSTKEYDGNSLILHYYFDEKVKETQLKLYNDDGLQNEAYEKGQFEMMEFDAETNGKTITFELENEVGANFSAKSKNIELVIHHVSKNPNSVKAGCKKLEYTYDSEKKTLKVNLVWDSAKESKVKIKL